Proteins co-encoded in one Bradyrhizobium sp. 170 genomic window:
- a CDS encoding tetrahydrofolate dehydrogenase/cyclohydrolase catalytic domain-containing protein — protein sequence MTAEIIDGHKHAQILLDTVAGELDHLSRAPGLAVVLVGDDPASHIYVRSKIRMARKLGLRGETKILPHSVTEAELLSILATLNAQADIDGILVQLPLPAHIDTLRIMAAVDPAKDVDGLHALNAGRLLHGADSLVPCTPLGCLRLIKSIVSDLTGCHAVVIGSSNIVGKPMAALLLEERATVTQAHIHTRDTQFICRGADILVSAVGKPGLVRGDWIKPRAIVIDVGTARVARPEGGYDVRGDVAFEEAVQVAGAVTPVPKGVGPMTIACLMANTVKAAKARSARLH from the coding sequence ATGACTGCGGAAATCATCGACGGGCATAAACACGCTCAAATCCTTCTCGACACTGTCGCGGGTGAGCTGGATCACCTGTCGCGCGCGCCGGGCCTGGCCGTGGTTCTGGTCGGCGACGACCCGGCCAGTCACATCTACGTCCGAAGCAAGATCAGGATGGCGCGGAAGCTGGGCTTGCGCGGCGAGACGAAAATCCTGCCGCACAGCGTCACCGAGGCCGAGCTGCTTTCCATCCTCGCGACGCTGAATGCGCAAGCCGACATTGACGGCATTCTCGTCCAGCTCCCATTGCCCGCACACATCGACACGTTGCGGATCATGGCCGCGGTCGATCCGGCCAAGGACGTCGATGGCCTGCATGCCCTGAATGCCGGCCGGCTGCTCCACGGTGCGGATAGCCTCGTTCCATGCACGCCGCTGGGGTGCCTGAGGCTCATCAAGTCGATCGTTTCCGATCTGACCGGATGCCATGCCGTCGTCATCGGCAGTTCCAATATTGTTGGCAAGCCGATGGCGGCACTGCTTCTGGAAGAGCGGGCGACCGTGACGCAGGCTCACATCCATACGCGCGACACCCAGTTCATCTGCCGTGGCGCGGACATCCTGGTCAGCGCGGTAGGCAAGCCCGGACTTGTGCGCGGAGACTGGATCAAGCCGCGCGCCATCGTCATCGACGTCGGCACCGCGCGCGTCGCGCGGCCGGAAGGCGGTTACGACGTGCGCGGCGATGTCGCCTTCGAGGAAGCGGTGCAGGTCGCCGGCGCCGTTACGCCTGTGCCAAAAGGAGTCGGTCCGATGACGATCGCCTGCCTGATGGCGAACACGGTGAAGGCCGCGAAAGCCCGGTCAGCGCGGCTTCATTAG
- a CDS encoding substrate-binding domain-containing protein, translating to MRLSINFRAFALAILSVSLLTVTASAAEVRVMISGGLTAAYKALVPEFERSTGHKVLTAYGPSMGTTTNAIPVRLERGEPADVLIMVGYALDDLAKKGKSIADSKVDLVKSPIAVAVKSGTPKPDISTPDALKRALLAVKTVAYSDSASGVYVSTEMFGKLGIADEMKDKARKIPATPVGEIVARGDAEIGFQQMSELKPVEGIDIVGPLPDELQKITIFSAGIASVSKEPDAGKALIKFLASPAARAEIVKSGMDPIPAGATN from the coding sequence ATGCGTCTTTCAATCAATTTCCGCGCCTTCGCGCTCGCCATTCTCAGCGTATCCCTGCTGACCGTCACGGCCAGCGCCGCCGAGGTGCGGGTGATGATCTCGGGCGGATTGACGGCCGCCTACAAGGCGCTGGTGCCTGAATTCGAGCGCAGCACCGGCCACAAGGTGCTGACCGCCTACGGGCCGTCGATGGGCACGACGACCAACGCCATACCCGTGCGGCTGGAGCGCGGCGAGCCTGCGGATGTCCTGATCATGGTCGGCTATGCACTCGACGATCTCGCCAAGAAGGGAAAGTCGATCGCCGACAGCAAAGTCGATCTCGTCAAATCGCCGATCGCGGTCGCCGTGAAATCGGGCACGCCAAAGCCCGACATCTCTACGCCCGATGCGCTCAAGCGCGCGCTGCTGGCCGTGAAGACCGTGGCCTATTCCGACAGCGCCAGCGGCGTCTATGTCTCCACCGAGATGTTCGGCAAGCTCGGCATTGCCGATGAAATGAAGGACAAGGCAAGGAAAATCCCGGCAACGCCCGTCGGCGAAATCGTCGCGCGCGGCGACGCCGAGATCGGCTTCCAGCAGATGAGCGAATTGAAGCCGGTGGAAGGCATAGATATCGTCGGGCCGCTGCCGGATGAGTTGCAGAAGATCACAATATTCTCCGCAGGCATCGCCAGCGTCTCGAAAGAACCCGACGCCGGCAAGGCGCTGATCAAGTTCCTCGCCTCACCCGCCGCGCGCGCCGAGATCGTCAAGAGCGGCATGGACCCGATTCCGGCGGGCGCGACGAACTAG
- the phaZ gene encoding polyhydroxyalkanoate depolymerase yields the protein MMSMMYQAYQNHMDLTSPWRTGAAAGLKYLNLVPQGVSDRLFNRLAASLELISRSSLTYARPAYGIDRVMVGNQELEVTEEVTFATPFGSLLHFKKENAPEQPRLLLVAPMSGHFATLLRGTVKTLLQDHDVYITDWHNPRDIPLHAGRFGLEDYTDHLITFLDKIGPRAHMVAICQPSVSALAAAAVMSEDNHPARPATLTLMAGPIDTRIQPTRVNGFAKSKPINWFEKNLINYVPVQCKGAFRKVYPGFVQLTAFVSMNLERHIKQHIDLANHLAKGEKEKADLIKTFYDEYFAVMDLPAEFYIETVRDVFQEHLLPQGKLMHRGRPVNPASIRRMGLMTIEGEKDDICSIGQTLAAQDLCTGVRAYRKVHHMQAGVGHYGVFSGKRWNNEIYPLLRDFVHVNS from the coding sequence ATGATGTCAATGATGTACCAAGCCTATCAGAACCACATGGACCTGACGTCGCCCTGGCGGACCGGGGCCGCGGCGGGGCTGAAATATCTCAATCTGGTGCCGCAGGGCGTCTCCGACAGGTTATTTAACCGGCTCGCCGCTTCGCTCGAATTGATCTCGCGCTCCTCCCTCACCTACGCGCGGCCTGCCTACGGCATCGACCGGGTAATGGTCGGCAATCAGGAACTGGAGGTGACCGAGGAAGTCACCTTCGCCACCCCGTTCGGGTCGCTGCTGCATTTCAAGAAAGAGAACGCCCCGGAGCAGCCGCGGCTGTTGCTGGTGGCGCCGATGTCCGGCCATTTCGCCACCCTTTTGCGCGGCACCGTGAAGACGCTGCTGCAGGACCACGACGTCTACATCACCGACTGGCATAACCCGCGCGACATTCCGCTTCATGCCGGCCGCTTCGGCCTCGAGGATTACACCGATCATTTGATCACCTTCCTCGACAAGATCGGTCCGCGCGCGCACATGGTGGCGATCTGCCAGCCGTCGGTCTCGGCGCTGGCCGCCGCCGCCGTCATGTCGGAAGACAATCATCCCGCGCGTCCGGCGACGCTGACCCTGATGGCCGGGCCGATCGACACGCGGATCCAGCCGACCAGGGTCAACGGATTCGCCAAGAGCAAGCCGATCAACTGGTTCGAAAAGAACCTGATCAATTACGTGCCGGTGCAATGCAAGGGCGCGTTCCGCAAGGTCTATCCGGGCTTCGTGCAGCTCACTGCCTTCGTTTCGATGAATCTCGAGCGCCACATCAAGCAGCACATCGACCTCGCCAATCATCTGGCGAAGGGCGAGAAGGAGAAGGCTGATCTCATCAAGACCTTCTACGACGAATATTTCGCCGTGATGGACCTGCCGGCGGAGTTTTACATCGAGACCGTGCGCGACGTGTTTCAGGAGCATCTGTTGCCGCAGGGAAAGCTGATGCATCGCGGCCGGCCGGTGAACCCGGCCTCGATCAGGCGCATGGGCCTGATGACGATCGAGGGCGAAAAGGACGACATCTGTTCGATCGGCCAGACGCTGGCGGCGCAGGACCTCTGCACCGGCGTGCGCGCCTATCGCAAGGTGCACCACATGCAGGCCGGCGTCGGCCATTACGGCGTGTTTTCGGGAAAGCGCTGGAACAACGAGATCTATCCGCTGCTGCGGGATTTCGTGCACGTGAATTCGTGA
- a CDS encoding glutathione S-transferase family protein — MAKTTLTISSKNYSSWSLRGWLLAKFSGLEFEEVVTAPDDASARAEILLLSSSILVPCLRHDGATIWDTLAIAEYLNEVMPDAGLLPADRIQRAHCRSICGEIHSGFTTLRASLPVNLKGHFPGFKIWSRAQADIDRVCTIWRECLAESGGPFLFGERTMADAMYAPVVTRFMTYDVKLEPGLAAYASTIMAMPEMQEWIEAAKAEPADIEELEVEY; from the coding sequence ATGGCGAAGACCACACTGACCATCTCCAGCAAGAATTACTCGTCCTGGTCGCTGCGCGGCTGGCTGCTGGCGAAATTCTCAGGACTGGAGTTCGAGGAGGTCGTCACTGCCCCCGACGATGCGTCGGCACGGGCGGAAATCCTGTTGCTGTCGTCGTCGATCCTGGTGCCGTGCCTGCGCCATGACGGCGCCACCATCTGGGATACGCTGGCGATCGCGGAATACCTCAACGAGGTCATGCCGGATGCCGGCCTGTTGCCGGCGGACCGCATCCAGCGCGCGCATTGCAGGTCGATCTGCGGCGAAATCCATTCGGGCTTCACCACGCTGCGCGCCTCGCTGCCGGTCAACCTGAAGGGCCATTTCCCGGGCTTCAAGATCTGGTCGCGCGCGCAGGCCGATATCGACCGGGTCTGCACCATCTGGCGCGAATGCCTTGCGGAATCGGGCGGCCCGTTCCTGTTCGGCGAGCGCACCATGGCGGATGCGATGTACGCGCCCGTGGTCACCCGCTTCATGACCTATGATGTGAAGCTCGAACCCGGCCTCGCGGCCTACGCCAGTACCATCATGGCGATGCCCGAGATGCAGGAATGGATCGAGGCCGCCAAGGCCGAGCCTGCCGACATCGAGGAGCTCGAGGTCGAATATTAG
- a CDS encoding cupin domain-containing protein: MNQQAVVSKFSHVKPGDTEFKGGGLRDFFLYRDLGIADATGGQVICHLVKANPDLPPEEGTGWHKHECEFQIVIMTKGWARFMYEDKSTLVQAGDVVHQRPGITHYLYDYSEDMEYLEIVSPADFRTVDVPPAVDKVPPPTPWK; this comes from the coding sequence ATGAACCAGCAGGCCGTCGTCAGCAAATTCTCTCACGTCAAACCCGGCGATACCGAATTCAAGGGCGGAGGTCTGCGCGACTTCTTCCTGTATCGCGATCTCGGCATCGCCGACGCCACCGGCGGGCAGGTGATCTGCCATCTGGTCAAGGCCAACCCCGATCTGCCGCCCGAGGAAGGCACCGGCTGGCACAAGCATGAATGCGAATTCCAGATCGTGATCATGACCAAGGGCTGGGCGCGCTTCATGTACGAGGACAAGTCGACGCTCGTACAGGCCGGCGACGTCGTCCACCAACGGCCCGGCATCACGCATTACCTGTACGACTACTCGGAGGACATGGAGTATCTCGAGATCGTCAGCCCGGCCGATTTCAGGACTGTCGATGTGCCGCCGGCTGTCGACAAGGTGCCTCCGCCGACCCCGTGGAAGTGA
- a CDS encoding mandelate racemase/muconate lactonizing enzyme family protein, which yields MLITNVRAHHIRIPYDAGVASFKQGASAISALEIVMVEVSTDAGTTGWGDAFSYVSPRTTCTAIEEMIAPQAQGLEVPDAAGIPAFMEQIQRNLHLFGRYGITMFAISALDIALWDLAAKAKGVPLHRLLGEAKRTRIPAYASLLRIGKPELITSECETALRLGYKAIKLHETTTPAVFAARQAIGPGIPLMVDMNCPLNGEAAIAFAHSCQDAAPMFIEEPVWPPEDFATLAEVRTKGGLNIAAGENACTVHQFRQMMSAGAVSHAQPSVIKVGGITEYLKVAALADELGVRLAPHSPYFGPGLLATLQLMSLRDDATFVEVFYMKRAACLWRGRIDVDANGDVEVPQGPGIGYEPDKAVMEQYRVS from the coding sequence ATGCTGATCACCAACGTTCGGGCGCACCACATCCGCATCCCCTATGACGCCGGGGTTGCGAGTTTCAAGCAAGGCGCTTCCGCCATATCCGCGCTGGAGATCGTCATGGTCGAGGTCTCCACCGACGCTGGCACCACCGGCTGGGGCGATGCCTTTTCATATGTCAGCCCACGAACCACCTGCACCGCCATCGAGGAAATGATCGCGCCGCAGGCGCAGGGCCTCGAGGTTCCCGACGCGGCCGGCATTCCCGCCTTCATGGAACAGATCCAGCGCAACCTGCATCTGTTCGGTCGCTACGGCATCACCATGTTCGCGATATCGGCGCTCGATATCGCCCTGTGGGACCTTGCCGCCAAAGCGAAGGGCGTGCCGCTGCATCGCTTGCTCGGCGAAGCCAAACGCACGCGGATTCCCGCCTATGCCAGCCTGCTGCGGATCGGCAAACCCGAATTGATCACAAGCGAATGCGAGACCGCGCTGCGGCTTGGCTATAAGGCTATAAAATTGCATGAGACCACAACGCCTGCGGTATTTGCCGCGCGGCAGGCGATCGGCCCCGGCATTCCGTTGATGGTCGACATGAACTGTCCACTGAATGGCGAGGCCGCGATCGCGTTCGCGCATTCCTGCCAGGACGCCGCGCCGATGTTCATCGAGGAGCCGGTCTGGCCACCGGAGGATTTTGCAACGCTCGCCGAGGTACGAACCAAAGGCGGGCTCAACATTGCGGCCGGCGAGAACGCCTGCACGGTTCATCAGTTCAGGCAGATGATGAGTGCAGGCGCGGTAAGCCATGCACAACCCTCCGTCATCAAGGTCGGCGGCATCACTGAATATCTGAAGGTCGCAGCGCTAGCCGACGAACTCGGCGTCAGGCTCGCGCCGCATTCGCCGTATTTCGGGCCGGGCTTGCTGGCGACGCTGCAGTTGATGTCGCTGCGCGACGACGCCACTTTCGTCGAGGTGTTCTACATGAAGCGTGCCGCATGCCTGTGGCGCGGCCGCATCGACGTCGATGCCAATGGCGACGTCGAAGTGCCCCAAGGGCCCGGCATCGGCTATGAACCGGACAAGGCCGTCATGGAGCAATACCGCGTGTCGTGA
- a CDS encoding AraC family transcriptional regulator encodes MNPAQKALWYIESHLAEPLTLDDVAGVAGVSRFHLVRAFAAATGFSVMRYVRARRLSKAAQALAGGAPDILSLALDADYSSHEAFTRAFRDHFGVTPEAVRAATCLDRLKLQEPIVMDSTLLENLKPPRFETSKPLLIAGISERCTHENGGAGIPNQWQQFHQKVDGIPARIGKVAYGVCCNGDDAGNFDYIAGVEVADFSDLPREFARVRIPEQKYAVFTHAEHISTIRRTVNTIWNHWLPISGMKAADAPSFERYDENFDPATGNGGLEIWIPVRE; translated from the coding sequence ATGAATCCAGCCCAGAAAGCGCTCTGGTACATCGAAAGTCATCTCGCCGAACCGCTGACGCTCGACGACGTCGCCGGCGTTGCCGGTGTCTCGCGCTTCCATCTGGTGCGGGCGTTTGCCGCCGCCACCGGGTTTTCGGTGATGCGCTATGTGCGTGCCCGCCGGCTCAGCAAGGCCGCACAGGCGCTCGCTGGCGGGGCGCCTGATATCCTCAGCCTCGCGCTGGATGCGGACTACAGCTCTCACGAAGCGTTCACCCGCGCGTTCCGCGACCATTTCGGCGTCACGCCCGAGGCGGTCCGCGCCGCAACGTGCCTCGATCGTCTCAAGCTTCAGGAGCCCATCGTCATGGATTCAACCCTGCTCGAAAATCTCAAGCCCCCGCGCTTCGAAACCAGCAAGCCATTGCTCATCGCCGGCATCAGCGAGCGTTGCACGCATGAAAACGGCGGCGCCGGTATTCCGAACCAGTGGCAGCAGTTTCACCAGAAAGTCGACGGCATTCCCGCGCGGATCGGCAAGGTCGCCTATGGCGTCTGCTGCAACGGCGACGATGCCGGCAATTTCGACTACATCGCCGGCGTCGAGGTCGCCGACTTCTCCGACCTGCCGCGCGAATTCGCGCGCGTGCGGATTCCCGAACAGAAATATGCGGTGTTCACCCACGCCGAGCACATCTCGACCATCCGCCGCACCGTCAACACGATCTGGAATCACTGGCTGCCGATTTCAGGCATGAAGGCGGCCGACGCGCCGAGCTTCGAGCGCTACGACGAGAATTTCGATCCGGCCACCGGCAACGGCGGGCTGGAGATCTGGATTCCGGTGCGGGAATAG
- a CDS encoding SMP-30/gluconolactonase/LRE family protein, whose translation MADIRVLATDLEFPEGPVVMPDGSVVLVEIRGKRLTRVHPDGRKEVVAQIPGGPNGAALGPDGKMYICNNGGFSWIPTGKMIMPGPQADDYLGGSIQRVDLQSGKVETVVDRCGEHALRGPNDLVFDRHGGLWFSDLGKRRAREMDVGAFYYLKPGMKEIVEVVHGVLPANGIGLSPDEKTVYIAETPTARLWAYEIAEPGTIKPRDVIYRGERGKPIAGLGGYQMFDSMAVEANGNVCVATLVSGCISVIAPDGTLVEQVPTGDRVTTNIAFGGPELKTAYITLSGKGELIAMDWARPGLALNFLNK comes from the coding sequence ATGGCCGATATCCGCGTTCTCGCCACCGATCTGGAGTTTCCGGAAGGCCCGGTCGTCATGCCCGACGGCTCGGTGGTGCTGGTCGAAATCCGCGGCAAGCGGCTGACGCGGGTTCATCCCGATGGGCGGAAAGAGGTGGTCGCGCAGATTCCGGGCGGCCCCAATGGCGCGGCCCTCGGCCCCGACGGCAAAATGTATATCTGCAACAATGGCGGCTTCAGCTGGATTCCCACCGGCAAGATGATCATGCCGGGGCCGCAGGCCGATGATTATCTCGGCGGCTCGATCCAGCGGGTCGACCTGCAGAGCGGCAAGGTCGAAACCGTCGTCGATAGATGCGGCGAGCACGCCTTGCGCGGGCCCAACGACCTGGTGTTCGACAGGCACGGCGGGCTCTGGTTCTCGGACCTCGGCAAGCGCCGCGCCCGCGAGATGGATGTCGGCGCGTTCTACTATCTCAAGCCCGGCATGAAGGAGATCGTCGAGGTCGTGCACGGCGTGTTGCCCGCCAACGGCATTGGCCTATCGCCGGACGAGAAGACGGTCTACATCGCGGAGACGCCGACCGCGCGGTTGTGGGCCTATGAAATTGCCGAGCCCGGCACCATCAAGCCGCGCGATGTGATCTATCGCGGCGAGCGCGGTAAGCCGATTGCAGGCCTTGGCGGCTACCAGATGTTCGATTCGATGGCGGTAGAGGCGAACGGGAATGTCTGCGTGGCGACGCTGGTCTCGGGCTGCATCTCCGTGATCGCGCCCGATGGCACGCTTGTCGAGCAGGTGCCGACCGGCGACCGCGTCACCACCAATATCGCCTTCGGTGGGCCTGAGCTCAAAACCGCCTACATCACGCTGTCGGGCAAGGGCGAACTGATCGCAATGGACTGGGCGCGGCCGGGGCTGGCGCTGAACTTTTTGAACAAATGA
- a CDS encoding GNAT family protein has translation MAFLEPVTLQGAHARLEPLSHDHIDGLVEAVKDGELWKLWYTAIPTAENMKKEIDRRLGLFAAGSMLPFTVYDADGKVAGMTTYMNVDAGNRRVEIGSTWYAKRVQRSALNTQCKLLLLTHAFEKLNCIAVEFRTHFFNHQSRRGIERLGAKLDGILRSHQIAPNGTLRDTVVYSIIASEWPTVKAHLTYQLNEKSR, from the coding sequence ATGGCCTTTCTTGAACCAGTTACCCTTCAAGGCGCGCACGCGCGGCTGGAGCCGCTGTCGCACGATCACATCGACGGGCTGGTGGAGGCTGTGAAGGACGGCGAGCTGTGGAAGCTCTGGTACACTGCCATCCCGACCGCCGAAAACATGAAGAAGGAAATCGACCGCCGCCTCGGCCTGTTCGCGGCCGGCTCGATGCTGCCGTTCACGGTGTATGACGCCGACGGGAAGGTCGCGGGCATGACGACCTATATGAACGTCGATGCCGGCAACCGCCGCGTCGAAATCGGCTCGACCTGGTACGCCAAGCGCGTGCAGCGCAGCGCGCTCAACACGCAGTGCAAATTGCTGCTGCTGACGCACGCCTTCGAGAAGTTGAATTGCATTGCGGTAGAGTTCCGCACGCACTTCTTCAATCACCAGAGCCGGCGCGGCATCGAACGCCTCGGCGCCAAGCTCGACGGTATTTTGCGCAGCCATCAGATCGCGCCAAACGGCACGTTGCGCGACACCGTGGTTTACAGCATCATCGCCAGCGAATGGCCGACGGTGAAGGCGCATCTCACCTATCAACTCAACGAAAAGTCGCGGTAA
- a CDS encoding GMC family oxidoreductase N-terminal domain-containing protein: protein METFDYVIIGAGSAGSVLANRLSEDSATRVCVLEAGPTDWHPYIHLPAGFIKTFHMKSVNWGYSQEPGPWTGGRSIYAPRGKTLGGSSSINGHIYNRGQRQDFDTWAQLGNRGWGYPDILPYFKRLERRVGEGDETYRGRDGSLTVTTMDWNDPLCEAFMEGAMSLGIPRNPDYNGAIQEGVSYCQRTIEKGLRMSAAKAFLHPARKRGNVDVRTHAHVTNIIFEGKRAVGVRYLKGGKGGVPVEVRASKEVILSGGTYNSPQVLQLSGVGSPELLQSHGIEVRHALPGVGEGLQDHYAPRSVARVKNIRTINELRRGVSLWVEALKWATTRRGLLSLSPTMVYCFWHSGETTESSDLQLTFTPASYKEGVQGQLEDEPGMTVASWQQRPESRGYVRIRSADPFAPPIIQTNYLVEEIDRRVVVAGMKLARRLLSSAPLAPYYAYEDFPGPKVQSDDEFLAAATERGTTTFHPGCTCRMGPADAKWAVVDDQLRVHGLQGLRVVDASIMPRMISANLNASTLMIADKASDMIRGKTALEAVRFPVPA from the coding sequence ATGGAAACGTTCGATTACGTGATTATCGGCGCGGGCTCCGCAGGCAGCGTGCTCGCCAACCGGCTCAGCGAAGACTCCGCAACCCGCGTCTGTGTGCTCGAAGCGGGGCCGACGGACTGGCATCCCTACATTCATCTGCCGGCCGGCTTCATCAAGACGTTCCACATGAAGAGCGTCAACTGGGGCTACAGCCAAGAGCCGGGCCCTTGGACCGGCGGCCGCAGCATCTACGCGCCGCGCGGCAAGACGCTGGGCGGATCGTCCTCGATCAACGGCCATATCTACAACCGCGGCCAGCGCCAGGATTTCGACACCTGGGCGCAGCTCGGCAATCGCGGCTGGGGCTATCCGGACATACTGCCCTATTTCAAGCGGCTGGAGCGGCGGGTCGGCGAGGGCGACGAGACCTATCGCGGGCGCGACGGCAGTCTCACCGTCACGACGATGGATTGGAACGATCCGCTGTGCGAGGCCTTCATGGAAGGCGCCATGAGCCTCGGGATTCCGCGCAACCCCGACTATAACGGCGCGATCCAGGAGGGCGTGTCCTACTGCCAGCGCACCATCGAGAAGGGCCTGCGCATGAGCGCGGCCAAGGCGTTCCTACATCCGGCGCGGAAGCGCGGCAATGTCGATGTGCGGACGCATGCGCATGTCACCAACATCATCTTCGAGGGCAAGCGCGCGGTCGGCGTGCGCTACCTCAAAGGCGGCAAGGGCGGCGTGCCCGTCGAAGTGCGCGCCAGCAAGGAAGTCATCCTGTCGGGCGGCACCTACAACTCGCCGCAGGTGCTGCAACTGTCCGGCGTCGGTTCGCCGGAATTGCTGCAATCGCACGGCATCGAGGTCCGCCACGCGCTGCCCGGCGTGGGCGAGGGCCTGCAGGACCACTACGCGCCGCGTTCGGTCGCGCGCGTCAAGAACATCCGGACCATCAATGAACTGCGGCGGGGCGTGAGCCTGTGGGTCGAGGCGCTGAAATGGGCCACGACACGGCGCGGCCTGCTGTCGCTGTCGCCGACCATGGTCTATTGCTTCTGGCACTCCGGCGAGACCACCGAAAGCTCCGACCTGCAGCTCACCTTCACGCCGGCAAGCTACAAGGAAGGCGTGCAGGGCCAGCTCGAGGACGAGCCGGGCATGACGGTTGCCTCATGGCAGCAGCGCCCCGAGAGCCGCGGCTATGTCCGCATCCGCTCCGCCGACCCGTTCGCGCCGCCGATCATCCAGACCAATTATCTCGTCGAGGAGATCGATCGCCGCGTCGTCGTCGCCGGCATGAAGCTGGCGCGCCGGCTGCTATCGTCCGCGCCGCTCGCGCCGTATTATGCCTATGAGGATTTTCCGGGACCCAAGGTGCAGAGCGACGATGAATTTCTCGCCGCCGCCACCGAACGCGGCACCACCACGTTCCACCCCGGCTGCACCTGCCGCATGGGACCGGCCGACGCCAAATGGGCCGTGGTCGACGACCAGTTGCGCGTGCATGGGCTGCAGGGATTGCGCGTGGTCGACGCCTCGATCATGCCGCGGATGATCTCGGCCAATCTCAACGCCTCGACGCTGATGATTGCCGACAAGGCCTCCGACATGATCCGCGGCAAGACCGCGCTGGAGGCGGTCAGGTTTCCGGTGCCGGCTTAG
- a CDS encoding HU family DNA-binding protein translates to MAKMTKNQLIDAIAEGTQVSKGDVKAVIEQMATVGYKELNESGEFVIPGFVKMSVVNKPATEARSGVNPFTKEPMEFAAKPASKSVKASPLKVAKDAV, encoded by the coding sequence ATGGCCAAGATGACCAAGAATCAGTTGATTGATGCAATTGCAGAGGGAACGCAGGTTTCCAAAGGAGACGTAAAGGCCGTCATCGAGCAGATGGCGACGGTGGGCTATAAGGAACTGAATGAATCCGGCGAGTTCGTCATTCCTGGCTTCGTCAAAATGTCGGTCGTGAACAAGCCTGCTACTGAAGCCCGCAGCGGTGTGAATCCTTTCACGAAAGAGCCTATGGAGTTCGCGGCCAAGCCAGCCAGCAAGTCGGTCAAGGCGTCACCGCTGAAGGTTGCTAAAGACGCAGTTTGA
- a CDS encoding septal ring lytic transglycosylase RlpA family protein has translation MMLFRSRAAICGAVLALAFSVTVARSEIVAVHSSAVVDAASGDAIVGAASTYNPFRPGWREGGPNTASGERYDPSVWTAAIKTSLRQKFGGVRYGARPKYALVEAVGKKVIVKINDVGPLTPGRIIDLNERAMRYFDPSLQLGVIYSVIVRPLSGDYWVPGPVG, from the coding sequence ATGATGTTGTTTCGCTCGCGCGCCGCAATTTGCGGCGCCGTACTTGCGCTTGCCTTTTCTGTTACCGTTGCTCGAAGTGAAATCGTTGCAGTTCATTCAAGCGCCGTCGTCGATGCCGCTTCTGGGGATGCGATCGTTGGCGCTGCATCCACGTACAATCCGTTCCGGCCCGGATGGCGGGAGGGTGGTCCGAACACAGCTTCCGGCGAGCGCTATGATCCCTCTGTTTGGACGGCTGCCATCAAGACGAGCTTGCGCCAGAAATTTGGCGGGGTCCGATATGGCGCGAGGCCGAAGTATGCCCTCGTTGAGGCTGTAGGCAAGAAGGTCATCGTCAAGATAAATGACGTGGGGCCACTAACGCCTGGCCGCATCATTGACCTCAATGAGCGAGCGATGCGTTATTTCGATCCGAGCCTGCAGCTCGGGGTAATTTATAGCGTAATAGTCAGGCCGCTTTCCGGCGACTATTGGGTTCCCGGACCGGTTGGCTGA